The Chryseobacterium suipulveris genome window below encodes:
- a CDS encoding aminoglycoside phosphotransferase family protein gives MTTENAKLFFEEFSVSKAEVFFQLPQSGSSRINFVAESSARKYIVTANENLAENESFFYFSEVFSGLNLNTPKIFRISSDRKTYVQEFLGGHTLSEIIEKEGLSLKTKNLVKKTLERLSELQTKTKDKIDWSKTFEYERYDEFPITNDLFYFKSFIADVLELPYHKSTLLKEFKKLTQIIEKLEPKGLMIRDFQARNIMVNDKDVFFIDYQSAMEGPLMYDVVSFLFQAKANFPEDFRNDMLEHYFSLWNDDQRVIQLKESLNYIKLIRFMQVLGAYGFRGIIQRKKHFIASIDQGIRNLCQLSESWEEMARFPELKKLIAKLQSKETTEKISQIINN, from the coding sequence ATGACCACTGAGAACGCCAAACTTTTTTTTGAGGAATTTTCCGTTTCTAAAGCGGAAGTTTTTTTTCAGTTGCCACAAAGCGGCTCGTCGAGAATCAATTTCGTGGCAGAAAGTTCCGCAAGAAAATACATTGTCACAGCTAACGAAAATCTTGCTGAGAATGAAAGCTTTTTTTATTTCTCTGAAGTTTTTTCCGGTTTAAATCTGAACACGCCAAAAATATTCAGGATTTCAAGTGACCGTAAAACTTATGTGCAGGAATTTTTAGGCGGTCATACACTTTCGGAGATTATTGAAAAGGAAGGTCTTTCTCTCAAAACTAAGAATTTAGTTAAAAAAACTTTGGAGCGGCTTTCTGAACTTCAAACTAAAACAAAAGACAAGATTGACTGGTCGAAAACCTTCGAATATGAACGTTACGACGAGTTCCCAATAACCAACGATCTTTTCTATTTCAAAAGTTTTATTGCCGATGTGCTCGAGTTACCGTACCACAAATCGACTTTATTGAAAGAGTTTAAGAAGCTCACCCAAATAATCGAAAAGCTGGAGCCGAAAGGTTTGATGATCCGCGACTTTCAGGCGAGAAATATCATGGTAAATGATAAAGATGTTTTTTTCATCGATTACCAGTCGGCGATGGAAGGTCCGCTGATGTACGATGTGGTTTCGTTTCTGTTTCAGGCAAAAGCTAATTTTCCCGAGGACTTTAGAAATGACATGCTCGAGCACTACTTTTCTTTGTGGAACGATGACCAAAGAGTTATTCAACTAAAAGAATCGTTGAACTACATCAAGTTGATCCGTTTTATGCAGGTTTTAGGAGCTTACGGATTCCGCGGAATTATTCAGCGGAAGAAACATTTCATCGCAAGTATCGATCAGGGAATTAGAAACCTTTGTCAATTGTCTGAGTCTTGGGAAGAAATGGCTCGATTTCCAGAATTAAAAAAATTAATTGCCAAACTCCAATCGAAAGAGACGACGGAAAAAATCTCCCAAATCATTAATAATTAA
- the xrtF gene encoding exosortase family protein XrtF, whose amino-acid sequence MFQDFKPVLKILLRFVLIYVALVLGYQFYLNGFRNQGIDTVSEWVGNQVVFCQNQAGFASQLIPGKPEEETAWFHVGGKYVSRMVEGCNAVSVIILFLSFVFAFYKGFKTFVFAFAGIIFLHLMNVLRITGLNIVLLKHPQYGKIAHDYFFPAIIYGSVVLLWLIWVKFFALKNLGDENP is encoded by the coding sequence ATGTTCCAAGATTTTAAACCGGTCCTGAAAATCCTCCTGCGCTTCGTCCTCATCTACGTGGCGCTGGTTTTGGGATACCAGTTTTATCTGAACGGTTTTAGAAATCAAGGGATCGATACTGTTTCCGAATGGGTTGGAAATCAGGTGGTTTTTTGCCAAAATCAGGCGGGTTTTGCAAGTCAGCTTATTCCTGGAAAACCAGAAGAGGAAACCGCTTGGTTCCATGTGGGCGGAAAATATGTTTCCCGAATGGTGGAAGGTTGCAACGCAGTGTCGGTTATTATTTTATTCCTTTCGTTCGTATTCGCTTTTTACAAAGGATTTAAGACTTTCGTTTTTGCTTTTGCAGGAATTATTTTTCTACACCTGATGAATGTGTTAAGGATTACAGGTCTTAATATTGTTCTGCTGAAGCACCCCCAATACGGAAAAATTGCGCACGATTATTTTTTTCCAGCGATTATTTACGGGAGCGTAGTTTTGCTTTGGCTGATCTGGGTGAAGTTTTTTGCATTAAAAAATTTGGGCGATGAAAATCCTTAA
- a CDS encoding restriction endonuclease subunit S has product MEKKSLPKHWEVNKLKEISEWGSGGTPKSTNRDYYEGGDIPWLIIGDLNDNFISSSKTKITELGLKNSSAKIVPSGNILIALYGSIGKLGINKIPLATNQAIAFTKNLKEFMFNKYLFYFLFYKRAYLNSLGKGATQMNISQTVLKEVEIPIPPLPEQQAIVQKIEELFSELDNSIQNLKTAQKQIKIYRQSVLKSAFEGKLTQEKLENIQQVAEPKLEYGENRLPEGWKWVKLGDVVKNVEYGSSEKSKKFGKIPVLRMGNIQNGKFDWEDLVYTDTDSEIEKYLLKKNDVLFNRTNSSELVGKTAIYKGERPAIFAGYLIRINYDIQILNPKYLTFYLNSASAREYGDSVKTFGVNQSNINGTKLKTYPLPLAPLSVQEEIVSEIESRFSVADKLEEAINQSLEQAEVLRQSILKKAFEGKLL; this is encoded by the coding sequence ATGGAGAAAAAAAGTTTACCTAAACATTGGGAAGTAAATAAATTAAAGGAAATATCTGAATGGGGTTCAGGTGGAACTCCAAAATCAACAAATAGGGATTATTATGAAGGAGGTGATATTCCTTGGTTAATTATTGGTGATTTAAATGACAATTTTATCTCAAGCAGCAAAACAAAAATAACAGAACTTGGTTTAAAAAATAGTTCTGCAAAAATAGTTCCTTCAGGTAATATTCTTATTGCACTTTATGGAAGCATAGGAAAGCTTGGAATTAATAAAATTCCCTTGGCTACTAATCAGGCTATTGCCTTTACAAAGAATTTGAAGGAATTTATGTTTAATAAATACCTTTTCTATTTTTTGTTTTATAAAAGAGCTTATCTAAATTCATTGGGAAAAGGAGCAACACAAATGAACATAAGTCAAACTGTTTTAAAAGAAGTTGAAATTCCAATTCCCCCACTTCCAGAACAACAAGCCATAGTACAAAAAATAGAAGAACTTTTTTCTGAACTGGACAACAGCATACAAAACCTGAAAACAGCCCAAAAGCAAATAAAAATCTACAGACAAAGTGTTTTAAAATCTGCCTTTGAAGGAAAACTAACCCAGGAAAAACTGGAAAATATACAACAGGTTGCAGAACCTAAATTAGAATATGGAGAGAACAGACTTCCAGAGGGTTGGAAATGGGTGAAGTTGGGAGATGTTGTCAAGAATGTGGAATATGGTTCTTCAGAAAAATCAAAGAAATTTGGGAAAATCCCTGTGCTAAGGATGGGAAACATACAAAATGGCAAATTTGACTGGGAGGATTTGGTATATACTGATACAGATTCTGAAATAGAAAAATATCTTCTAAAGAAAAATGATGTCCTTTTTAATAGAACTAATAGCTCAGAATTAGTTGGTAAAACTGCTATTTACAAAGGAGAAAGACCTGCAATATTTGCTGGTTACTTAATCAGGATAAATTATGATATACAAATACTTAATCCAAAATACTTAACTTTTTATCTTAATTCAGCCTCTGCAAGAGAATATGGTGATTCAGTTAAAACATTTGGAGTTAATCAATCCAATATTAATGGAACAAAATTAAAAACTTATCCTTTACCATTAGCTCCTCTGTCTGTACAAGAGGAAATTGTTTCAGAAATAGAATCCAGGTTTTCAGTTGCAGATAAACTGGAAGAAGCCATAAACCAATCTTTGGAACAGGCAGAAGTTTTAAGGCAGAGTATTTTAAAGAAAGCATTTGAAGGGAAATTACTATGA
- a CDS encoding GIY-YIG nuclease family protein: MKHRQIITDEIREEYFSSLRDFLFEKSNRRKITMRRNACEENEAGVYCFFINGELGYVGESGCLKKRINDMLNTKNHSFRRSFGEHHFSTHKLYTKAHSKNGYCAELESLLTDKMKEELEFSFIAMDIGRKEFEEWLQDRYPDTKFFNKRKKRK, translated from the coding sequence ATGAAGCACAGGCAAATAATTACAGATGAAATTAGAGAAGAATATTTTTCTTCACTTAGAGATTTTTTGTTTGAAAAAAGTAACCGAAGAAAAATCACAATGCGAAGAAATGCCTGTGAAGAAAATGAGGCAGGTGTTTACTGTTTCTTCATTAATGGTGAGTTAGGTTATGTTGGTGAAAGTGGATGTTTAAAAAAAAGAATTAATGATATGTTGAACACCAAAAATCATTCATTTAGAAGAAGTTTTGGGGAGCATCATTTTTCAACCCATAAATTATACACCAAGGCACATAGTAAAAATGGGTATTGCGCAGAACTTGAATCTTTACTTACAGATAAAATGAAAGAAGAGTTAGAATTTTCTTTTATAGCAATGGACATAGGCAGAAAAGAGTTTGAAGAGTGGTTACAGGATAGGTATCCTGACACAAAGTTTTTTAATAAGAGAAAGAAAAGGAAATAA
- a CDS encoding RapZ C-terminal domain-containing protein has protein sequence MSLTIEIHSFSYKKGGIPKDNSGNGGGFCFDCRGILNPGRVEEYKLQTGCDIGVQEYLEKNTEMPKFLELVKSIVSINIDNYLSRGFEHLQINFGCTGGQHRSVYAAEKTAAFIREKYPDVTVKLTHDEQPHLNN, from the coding sequence ATGAGCTTAACTATCGAAATACACAGTTTTTCCTACAAGAAAGGAGGAATCCCAAAAGACAATTCCGGAAACGGAGGCGGTTTCTGCTTCGACTGTCGCGGAATTCTGAATCCTGGAAGAGTTGAAGAATACAAACTGCAAACCGGTTGCGATATCGGCGTTCAGGAATATCTGGAAAAAAATACCGAAATGCCAAAATTTTTGGAACTGGTGAAAAGTATCGTTTCCATCAACATAGACAATTATCTTTCACGCGGTTTCGAACACCTTCAGATCAACTTCGGCTGCACCGGTGGACAACACCGTTCGGTTTACGCCGCAGAAAAAACCGCAGCTTTTATCCGTGAAAAGTATCCGGACGTTACTGTAAAGCTTACGCACGACGAACAACCGCATTTAAATAATTAA
- a CDS encoding class I SAM-dependent DNA methyltransferase, which translates to MSSEVISKIWSFCNTLRDDGVSYGDYLEQITYLLFLKMADEYSKPPYNKKIDFPKIKDTSGKEIENGEICNWQSLISKSGAELESFYVQLLRTLSTEKGMLGQIYTKSQNKIQDPSKLYRLIKMIDGENWVMMGVKDKGDIYEGLLEKNAEDTKSGAGQYFTPRALIKVMVQCVQPEPMKTIADPACGTGGFFLAAYDYISEKKLDKEQAEFLKFKTFYGNEIVANTRRLALMNLFLHNVGDINSDSPISSNDSLVAPSGEMYDYVLANPPFGKKSSMTFTNEEGEQEKDDLTYNRQDFWVTTSNKQLNFVQHIKSMLKTTGKAAVVVPDNVLFEGGAGETVRKKLMETADVHTILRLPTGIFYANGVKANVIFWDAKPASKEHHTQEIWFYDYRTNVHHTLKKNPLRSEDLEDFVKCYNPENRFKRSETYHPEKNPEGRWRKFSYDEIMARDKTSLDITWLKDKSLTDLENLPEPEELAGDIIENVESALLGFKEILNKI; encoded by the coding sequence ATGAGCAGTGAAGTAATATCAAAAATTTGGTCATTTTGTAATACCCTCAGAGATGATGGTGTAAGTTATGGAGATTACCTGGAGCAGATTACCTATCTCCTTTTCCTGAAAATGGCAGATGAATACAGCAAACCACCCTACAACAAGAAAATAGATTTTCCTAAAATAAAAGATACTTCAGGCAAGGAAATAGAAAATGGTGAAATCTGTAACTGGCAAAGCCTTATTTCCAAAAGTGGTGCAGAACTGGAAAGTTTTTATGTTCAGTTACTCAGAACCCTTTCCACAGAAAAAGGAATGTTGGGACAGATTTATACCAAAAGCCAGAATAAAATTCAGGACCCATCCAAACTTTACAGATTAATCAAAATGATTGATGGTGAAAATTGGGTAATGATGGGAGTAAAAGACAAGGGAGATATTTATGAAGGACTTTTGGAGAAAAATGCAGAAGACACCAAAAGTGGAGCAGGACAGTATTTTACACCTAGAGCTTTAATAAAAGTAATGGTACAATGTGTTCAGCCAGAACCTATGAAAACCATTGCAGACCCTGCATGTGGAACAGGAGGTTTCTTTTTGGCTGCTTATGATTATATTTCAGAAAAGAAATTAGATAAGGAACAGGCAGAATTTCTGAAATTCAAAACTTTTTATGGTAATGAAATTGTTGCCAATACCAGAAGATTGGCACTGATGAACCTATTCCTGCACAATGTGGGAGATATTAATTCAGATTCACCTATTTCTTCCAATGACAGTCTTGTAGCTCCTTCAGGAGAAATGTATGATTATGTATTGGCAAATCCACCTTTTGGTAAAAAAAGTAGCATGACCTTTACCAATGAAGAAGGAGAACAGGAAAAAGATGATTTGACCTATAACAGACAGGATTTCTGGGTTACTACCAGCAATAAGCAGTTAAATTTTGTTCAGCATATAAAATCCATGCTTAAGACTACAGGAAAAGCAGCAGTAGTAGTTCCAGATAATGTATTATTTGAAGGTGGTGCCGGAGAAACTGTTAGAAAAAAATTGATGGAAACTGCTGATGTTCATACCATTTTAAGACTACCAACAGGAATATTTTATGCTAATGGAGTAAAAGCCAATGTTATTTTCTGGGATGCAAAACCTGCAAGTAAAGAACATCATACACAGGAAATCTGGTTTTATGACTACAGGACAAATGTGCATCATACTTTAAAGAAAAATCCACTCAGAAGTGAAGATTTAGAAGATTTTGTAAAATGCTACAATCCAGAAAACAGATTCAAAAGATCTGAAACCTACCATCCTGAAAAAAATCCAGAAGGAAGATGGAGAAAGTTTTCTTATGATGAAATTATGGCAAGAGATAAAACCTCTTTGGATATTACCTGGCTGAAAGACAAATCACTTACAGACCTTGAAAATCTTCCTGAACCTGAGGAATTGGCAGGAGATATAATAGAAAATGTTGAATCTGCACTTTTAGGATTTAAAGAAATTTTGAATAAGATTTGA
- a CDS encoding SOS response-associated peptidase: MCNYISLLSEAQELEEYFDAEYIGEPYHKEFRINGFANPKVPIILDSDTDHIIAAEWGLIPFWSKNRDFQKKTLNARIETAEELKSYKNSVNNRCLILVNGFHEWKWLDEKGKNKEQYLIKVKDQPIFAIGGLYNIWTDPESGKDIPTVTVVTTEANELMAEIHNTKHRMPILLNKQVQYRWLDDIPIQDFAFPNYEAELEATNLTQQNSLF; this comes from the coding sequence ATGTGCAATTACATTTCATTACTTTCTGAAGCCCAAGAACTAGAAGAATATTTTGATGCTGAATATATTGGTGAGCCTTACCACAAAGAATTTAGAATAAATGGCTTTGCCAATCCCAAAGTTCCAATTATCTTAGATAGTGATACTGACCACATTATTGCTGCTGAATGGGGATTAATACCTTTCTGGAGTAAGAACAGGGATTTTCAAAAGAAAACTTTGAATGCAAGAATAGAGACTGCTGAAGAACTTAAAAGTTATAAAAACTCTGTGAATAACAGGTGTTTAATACTAGTCAATGGTTTTCATGAGTGGAAATGGTTAGATGAAAAAGGTAAGAATAAGGAACAGTATTTAATTAAAGTAAAAGATCAACCTATTTTTGCTATTGGTGGACTTTACAATATTTGGACAGATCCAGAATCTGGAAAAGATATACCTACTGTAACTGTTGTAACTACAGAAGCCAATGAGTTAATGGCTGAAATACACAACACTAAACACAGAATGCCTATTTTATTGAATAAACAGGTGCAATACAGATGGTTAGACGATATACCAATTCAAGATTTTGCATTTCCTAATTATGAGGCTGAATTAGAAGCAACTAATTTAACTCAGCAGAACAGCCTTTTTTAG
- a CDS encoding LOG family protein, with product MAKIKRGKGTTKAVAGDLLEIDQKIQRSFKEKTWDETITKDSWMVFKIMAEFVDGYERLAKIGPCVSIFGSARLKKTDAYYQVAVDIAEKITEIGFGVITGGGPGIMEAGNKGAKKGGGKSIGLNIELPFEQHFNPFIDKGYSMDFDYFFVRKVMFVKYSQGFIVMPGGFGTLDELMEAITLIQTNKIGRFPIVLVGSKFWSGLLDWFKDTLLANGMISEEDLNLYRVVDTAEDAVAHIKAFYDKYTVNVNF from the coding sequence ATGGCAAAAATAAAACGAGGGAAAGGAACAACGAAAGCGGTTGCCGGAGATTTGCTTGAAATTGATCAAAAAATTCAAAGGTCGTTTAAGGAAAAAACCTGGGACGAAACGATTACGAAAGACAGCTGGATGGTTTTCAAAATCATGGCTGAATTTGTGGATGGTTATGAACGACTCGCCAAAATCGGACCTTGTGTTTCCATTTTCGGATCGGCACGTTTAAAGAAAACCGATGCTTACTATCAAGTTGCGGTAGATATCGCTGAGAAGATTACTGAAATCGGTTTCGGCGTGATCACAGGAGGCGGTCCCGGAATTATGGAGGCCGGAAACAAAGGCGCAAAAAAAGGCGGCGGAAAATCAATCGGTTTGAATATCGAGCTTCCTTTTGAGCAGCATTTCAATCCGTTTATCGACAAAGGTTACAGCATGGATTTCGATTACTTTTTTGTACGAAAAGTAATGTTTGTAAAGTATTCGCAGGGATTCATCGTTATGCCGGGAGGTTTCGGAACACTGGACGAACTGATGGAGGCAATCACATTAATCCAGACCAACAAAATCGGTCGGTTTCCGATTGTTTTGGTGGGCTCTAAATTTTGGAGCGGGTTGCTTGATTGGTTCAAGGACACCCTTCTTGCCAACGGAATGATTTCTGAGGAGGATCTGAACCTTTACCGAGTGGTAGATACTGCCGAAGATGCAGTTGCGCACATCAAAGCTTTCTACGATAAATACACGGTGAATGTAAACTTCTAA
- a CDS encoding exosortase F system-associated membrane protein, translating to MKILNWFLVILGIFGLISVRMLEDKIFYDPFLEFFHRSNKNAAFPGFEWGTLIVSHFFRFALNLFFSAVIVQFIFKNKQWTIQAVVLMLIVFAITLTLYLYCLHTKFEIGYLFSFYMRRFVIQPLILLLIIPIFYYRKAILKRQKLS from the coding sequence ATGAAAATCCTTAATTGGTTTCTGGTAATTCTCGGGATTTTCGGCTTGATTTCCGTGAGAATGTTAGAAGACAAAATTTTTTATGATCCTTTTCTGGAATTTTTTCACAGATCAAATAAGAATGCCGCTTTTCCGGGGTTTGAATGGGGAACATTAATCGTAAGCCATTTTTTCAGATTTGCACTCAACCTGTTCTTTTCCGCAGTCATTGTACAATTTATCTTTAAGAATAAACAGTGGACTATTCAGGCGGTTGTATTAATGCTCATCGTATTTGCGATAACATTGACGCTTTATCTCTATTGCCTTCATACCAAGTTCGAAATCGGCTATCTATTTTCCTTTTATATGAGGAGGTTTGTTATTCAACCGCTTATCTTGCTTTTGATAATTCCGATTTTTTATTACCGTAAAGCAATCCTCAAAAGACAGAAATTGTCATAA
- a CDS encoding YifB family Mg chelatase-like AAA ATPase: MLVKIYGSAIHGVSAQTITIEVNVDTSGVGYHVVGLPDSAIKESSYRISAALKNQGFKIPGKKVTINMAPADIRKEGTAYDLSIALGILVASEQIKAENISDYIIMGELSLDGGLLPIKGVLPIAIKAREEGFKGIILPKQNVREAAIVDQLEVYGVENIQEVIDFFNDGVPLQRTEIDTRKEFQDKINYFPNDFSEVKGQETAKRAMEVAAAGGHNIILIGPPGSGKTMLAKRVPSILPPLTLREALETTKIHSVAGKIGAETSLMTVRPFRSPHHTISDVALVGGGSYPQPGEISLAHNGVLFLDEMPEFKRTVLEVMRQPLEDREVTISRAKFTVNYPASFMLVASMNPSPSGYFPDDPNNTSSQIEMQRYMNKLSGPLLDRIDIHIEVQKVEFEHLTDKRKGETSDEIRKRVLRAREIQTQRYADSEIHYNAQMGPKDIEKYCELTEDSQNLIKNAMEKLNLSARAYDRILKVARTIADLEAAENLNSAHISEAIQYRSLDREFWNV; this comes from the coding sequence ATGTTAGTCAAAATTTACGGGAGTGCCATTCACGGGGTTTCTGCGCAAACCATCACAATCGAAGTCAATGTCGATACTTCCGGAGTTGGCTATCATGTGGTGGGACTTCCCGATAGCGCAATCAAAGAGAGCAGTTACCGAATTTCTGCCGCGCTGAAAAATCAAGGTTTCAAAATTCCCGGGAAAAAGGTGACAATCAATATGGCTCCAGCAGACATCAGAAAAGAAGGGACGGCGTATGATTTGAGCATTGCTTTGGGAATTCTGGTTGCTTCCGAACAAATCAAGGCGGAAAACATTAGCGATTATATTATTATGGGGGAGCTTTCTCTGGATGGAGGTTTGCTTCCGATAAAAGGAGTTCTACCCATCGCGATCAAAGCGAGAGAAGAAGGATTTAAAGGAATTATCTTGCCTAAACAGAATGTTCGCGAAGCAGCCATCGTCGATCAGCTTGAAGTTTATGGTGTAGAAAATATTCAGGAGGTGATCGATTTCTTTAATGACGGAGTTCCTTTACAAAGAACCGAAATCGATACGAGAAAGGAATTCCAAGACAAAATCAATTATTTTCCCAACGATTTTTCTGAAGTTAAAGGACAAGAAACTGCGAAACGAGCGATGGAAGTCGCAGCAGCAGGAGGTCACAACATCATCCTGATCGGACCTCCCGGAAGTGGAAAAACAATGTTGGCAAAAAGGGTTCCCAGTATTTTGCCACCGTTAACTTTAAGGGAAGCATTAGAAACGACAAAGATTCATTCCGTAGCTGGAAAAATCGGTGCAGAAACTTCATTGATGACGGTTCGTCCTTTTCGCAGTCCACATCACACGATTTCAGATGTTGCATTGGTTGGCGGCGGAAGTTATCCGCAACCGGGGGAAATTTCCTTGGCGCACAACGGCGTTTTGTTTTTGGATGAAATGCCGGAATTTAAAAGAACCGTTCTCGAAGTAATGCGGCAACCTTTGGAAGATCGCGAAGTCACGATTTCCAGAGCAAAATTTACCGTGAACTATCCCGCAAGTTTTATGTTGGTCGCAAGTATGAATCCAAGTCCGAGCGGATATTTCCCCGACGATCCCAATAATACTTCCTCACAAATTGAAATGCAGCGGTACATGAACAAACTTTCCGGACCGCTTCTCGACAGAATTGATATTCACATTGAGGTTCAAAAAGTTGAGTTCGAACATTTGACCGATAAAAGAAAGGGCGAAACCAGCGATGAAATCAGGAAACGAGTTTTGAGAGCGAGAGAAATTCAGACTCAGAGATATGCAGATTCAGAAATTCATTATAATGCTCAAATGGGACCGAAAGATATCGAAAAGTATTGCGAACTCACCGAAGATTCCCAGAACCTCATCAAAAATGCGATGGAAAAGTTAAATCTTTCCGCAAGAGCTTATGACCGTATTCTGAAAGTGGCGAGAACCATCGCCGATCTCGAAGCCGCCGAGAACCTAAATTCTGCACATATTTCAGAGGCAATTCAATACCGAAGTCTCGACCGTGAATTTTGGAATGTGTAA
- a CDS encoding nucleotidyltransferase family protein produces the protein MKALIFAAGKGTRLKPFTDHHPKALALVNEVPLLQRNIKYLQSFGINDFVINVHHFGGQIVEFLKKNDNFGAKIEISDESQELLETGGGLVFARKFLDFDEDFIIMNADILTDLDLNLFIKYHLEKKDFATLAVSDRKSSRKLLFDVKMILKGWLNVETGEQRLAEFNKGFKPLAFSGIHCVNPEIFRKIKRTGKFSIMEEYLDLMRMEKIHGYEHSAQLIDVGRPESVLEAEKIFK, from the coding sequence ATGAAGGCATTAATATTCGCAGCCGGAAAAGGCACCCGATTGAAACCCTTTACCGATCATCATCCGAAAGCGCTTGCGTTGGTGAACGAAGTTCCGCTATTGCAAAGGAACATCAAATACCTTCAAAGTTTTGGGATCAATGATTTTGTGATCAACGTGCATCATTTCGGGGGACAGATTGTAGAATTTTTGAAGAAAAATGACAATTTCGGTGCGAAAATTGAAATTTCCGATGAAAGCCAAGAACTTCTCGAAACTGGTGGTGGATTGGTATTTGCTAGAAAATTCCTCGATTTTGATGAAGACTTCATCATTATGAATGCCGATATTCTCACCGACCTTGACCTGAATTTATTCATAAAATACCATTTAGAAAAAAAAGATTTTGCTACTTTAGCGGTTTCCGACCGAAAAAGTTCGCGGAAACTTCTCTTTGACGTGAAGATGATCCTAAAAGGTTGGCTCAATGTGGAAACCGGTGAACAGCGGCTTGCGGAATTCAACAAGGGATTCAAACCATTGGCTTTCAGCGGAATCCATTGTGTGAATCCCGAAATTTTTAGAAAAATAAAAAGGACCGGGAAATTCTCGATCATGGAAGAGTATCTAGATTTGATGAGGATGGAAAAAATTCACGGTTACGAACACTCCGCGCAACTGATCGATGTAGGAAGGCCTGAATCGGTGCTGGAAGCGGAGAAAATCTTTAAGTAA
- a CDS encoding DUF6702 family protein, translated as MKKFLHIIGILTLIIMMSFSVADFYSSMTKVDYVEGSKTLKFTTKMNTSHISDAIKINPNTAGFEAEVKKYVNNNFDLYVNGNTKVLTFTGSQVNGESVWVYFESGGVTDISTIKIKNTILLGAFPKQINLVNIAYKGNQKTMNFQRGKEVNEVSF; from the coding sequence ATGAAAAAATTTTTACATATCATAGGAATTTTAACATTGATCATAATGATGAGTTTTTCAGTAGCAGATTTTTATTCTTCGATGACGAAAGTGGATTATGTGGAAGGAAGCAAAACGCTGAAGTTTACCACAAAGATGAATACTTCACATATTTCCGACGCGATTAAGATCAACCCAAACACCGCCGGATTCGAAGCTGAAGTGAAAAAATACGTGAACAATAACTTTGACCTCTATGTCAATGGAAACACGAAGGTGCTCACTTTTACAGGGAGCCAGGTCAATGGTGAATCCGTGTGGGTTTATTTTGAATCAGGCGGAGTAACCGACATCAGTACCATCAAGATTAAGAATACGATTCTTTTGGGCGCGTTTCCGAAACAGATTAATTTGGTGAACATCGCTTATAAAGGAAATCAGAAAACGATGAACTTCCAGCGAGGAAAGGAAGTGAACGAGGTGAGTTTTTAA